The Immundisolibacter cernigliae genome has a window encoding:
- the recC gene encoding exodeoxyribonuclease V subunit gamma: MLHIHHGNRLERLADTLCEVIATPLGAPLAPETILVPNPGMARWLSLAVAQRLGVAANLDCVFPAAFVWRVLRAQDADLPLMPPAEQGPLLFGLLAAFAGADRAAEVERYLAADDGLKAWQLARRLADCYQRYQVFRPDWLAAWEAGADAGWDARLWRQVAAGRPHQGRLLIDLAQRVRGGRLAVEGLPARLSVFGLSALAPAYLQLLQALAGHMHVHVHFLDPCAAYWHELQAPRVAARRRRKWAQQAAAAPELMDEGADGHPLLAAWGQAGRAFAGQLLDCQADETEDYEDPGTGSLLQRIQRDILFLETPQATPLAADDRSLEIHVCHSPLREVQVLHDRLLGLFEAQPDLAPRDCVVMAPDIEAYAPHIAAVFGAAPAGRRIPFAIADRAPRAQQPLAAAFLELLDLPQSRLPASQVLSLLELPALRAALGIDEPSLPRLRALVQDSGVRFAYDAAARAGLDLPPSDEHTWRAGLDRLLLGHATDAAELGEVLPLPVAGSELAQAVGALAELLRRLRELQADLIGPHPAAEWTRRLLMALTLFEAVDEDEADTLALLRDALLRLAQEARAGGCAVPLARATIKAQLGSLLDEAGPARAFITGALTCCALSPMRAIPFRVVCVLGLGDREFPRRRRPAEFDRLADDHRPGDRVARDEDRYLMLDALLAARDCLHLSYVGRRQNDNAPLPPSALLSELLDVAGRMTGDAKALQVEHPLQPFSDRYGHDPRLLTYAAEWFQPASPAPPFAAAPLSPAPAQEDWTLEDLTGFVRSPARWFLRERLGIRLYRADDALADAEPFYLEGLANYAVGQRLVAAHLSGDEADLAYRRLRSEGVLPAAAAGRRLFDTAWRDTAAFAARLAPFLATPRADLLLNVDLGGAHLGGRVSGLTGEGLVEYRYAKRRARGLLELWVRHLAINAAGAPTPTRYVLRDETVRLLPPADAPVLLADILALARQGRAEALPLLPECALAYASAKDHDSGLAAARKAWEGNSYLDLPGEGDDPDVQVAFRGRDPLAEPAFTELAQRLCGPLLAALEDA, from the coding sequence ATGCTCCACATCCATCACGGCAATCGCCTGGAGCGCCTCGCCGACACCCTGTGCGAGGTGATCGCCACGCCGCTTGGCGCGCCGCTGGCGCCGGAGACCATCCTGGTCCCCAACCCGGGCATGGCGCGCTGGTTGTCGCTGGCGGTGGCGCAGCGTCTGGGCGTGGCGGCGAATCTGGATTGCGTGTTCCCGGCGGCCTTCGTGTGGCGGGTGCTGCGCGCGCAGGATGCGGACTTGCCACTCATGCCGCCGGCCGAGCAGGGGCCGTTGCTGTTCGGGCTGCTGGCGGCGTTCGCCGGTGCCGACCGAGCGGCCGAAGTCGAGCGCTATCTGGCCGCTGACGATGGCCTCAAGGCCTGGCAGCTGGCCCGCCGGCTGGCGGACTGCTACCAGCGCTACCAGGTGTTCCGGCCGGACTGGCTGGCGGCCTGGGAGGCGGGCGCGGACGCCGGCTGGGACGCCCGCTTGTGGCGGCAGGTGGCGGCCGGGCGGCCGCATCAGGGCCGGCTGCTGATCGATCTGGCGCAGCGCGTGCGCGGCGGACGGCTCGCTGTTGAGGGCCTGCCGGCACGCCTGTCGGTGTTCGGCCTGTCGGCGCTGGCGCCGGCCTATCTGCAGCTGTTGCAGGCGCTGGCCGGGCACATGCACGTGCATGTGCATTTCCTGGATCCGTGCGCCGCCTACTGGCACGAGCTGCAGGCGCCGCGCGTGGCGGCGCGGCGACGCCGCAAGTGGGCGCAGCAGGCGGCCGCGGCGCCGGAGTTGATGGATGAAGGGGCAGACGGTCATCCGCTGCTGGCCGCCTGGGGGCAGGCGGGACGCGCGTTTGCCGGCCAGTTGCTCGACTGTCAGGCGGATGAAACCGAAGACTACGAGGACCCCGGCACCGGCAGCCTGCTGCAGCGCATCCAGCGCGACATCCTGTTTCTGGAGACGCCGCAGGCGACGCCGCTGGCAGCGGACGATCGCTCGCTCGAAATCCACGTCTGCCACAGCCCGCTGCGCGAGGTGCAGGTCCTGCACGACCGTCTGCTCGGACTGTTCGAGGCGCAGCCGGACCTCGCGCCGCGCGACTGCGTGGTGATGGCGCCCGACATCGAGGCCTACGCGCCGCACATCGCGGCCGTGTTCGGCGCCGCGCCGGCCGGTCGGCGCATTCCGTTTGCGATTGCCGATCGCGCGCCGCGGGCGCAGCAACCGCTGGCGGCGGCGTTTCTGGAACTGCTCGACCTGCCGCAAAGCCGCCTGCCGGCCTCGCAGGTGCTGTCGCTGCTGGAGCTGCCGGCGCTGCGCGCCGCCCTTGGCATCGACGAGCCCAGCCTGCCGCGCCTGCGCGCCCTGGTGCAGGACAGCGGCGTGCGCTTTGCCTACGACGCCGCGGCGCGGGCCGGCCTGGATCTGCCGCCCAGCGACGAGCACACCTGGCGCGCCGGTCTGGACCGCCTGCTGCTGGGCCATGCCACGGACGCCGCTGAGTTGGGTGAGGTGCTGCCGCTGCCGGTCGCCGGCAGCGAACTGGCGCAGGCGGTGGGCGCGCTGGCCGAGCTGCTGCGCCGCCTGCGCGAGTTGCAGGCTGACCTCATCGGCCCGCACCCGGCAGCCGAATGGACACGGCGCCTGCTGATGGCGCTCACGCTGTTCGAGGCCGTCGACGAGGACGAGGCCGACACGCTGGCCCTGCTGCGCGATGCGCTGCTGCGCCTGGCGCAGGAGGCGCGCGCCGGCGGCTGCGCGGTGCCGCTGGCGCGGGCGACGATCAAGGCGCAGCTCGGCAGCCTGCTGGACGAGGCCGGCCCGGCGCGCGCCTTCATCACCGGCGCGCTCACCTGCTGCGCGCTGTCGCCGATGCGGGCGATACCGTTTCGCGTGGTGTGCGTGCTGGGCCTGGGTGACCGGGAGTTTCCGCGCCGCCGTCGGCCGGCCGAGTTCGACCGGCTGGCCGACGATCACCGGCCCGGCGACCGGGTGGCGCGCGACGAGGATCGTTACCTGATGCTCGATGCGCTGCTGGCGGCGCGCGATTGCCTGCACCTGAGCTACGTCGGCCGGCGCCAGAACGACAACGCGCCGCTGCCGCCCTCGGCGCTGCTGAGCGAACTGCTGGACGTGGCCGGACGCATGACCGGCGATGCGAAGGCACTGCAGGTCGAGCACCCGCTGCAGCCGTTCAGCGACCGCTACGGCCACGACCCGCGACTGCTCACCTACGCCGCCGAATGGTTCCAGCCGGCATCGCCCGCGCCGCCGTTCGCCGCCGCGCCGCTGTCGCCCGCGCCGGCGCAGGAGGACTGGACGCTGGAGGACCTGACCGGCTTCGTGCGATCGCCGGCGCGCTGGTTCCTGCGCGAACGGCTGGGCATCCGTCTGTACCGGGCGGACGACGCGCTGGCCGACGCGGAGCCGTTTTACCTGGAGGGACTCGCCAACTACGCCGTCGGCCAGCGGCTGGTGGCGGCGCATCTGAGCGGGGACGAAGCGGACCTGGCCTATCGGCGGCTGCGCAGCGAAGGCGTGCTGCCGGCGGCAGCGGCCGGCCGGCGGCTGTTCGACACGGCGTGGCGGGACACGGCGGCCTTCGCCGCGCGCCTGGCGCCCTTTCTGGCCACGCCGCGGGCGGATCTGCTGCTGAATGTGGATCTTGGAGGCGCCCATCTGGGCGGCCGCGTGAGCGGACTGACCGGCGAAGGCCTGGTCGAGTATCGCTATGCGAAACGGCGCGCACGCGGTCTGCTCGAACTGTGGGTGCGCCATCTGGCGATCAATGCGGCGGGCGCGCCGACGCCGACCCGCTACGTGCTGCGCGATGAAACCGTGCGCCTGCTGCCGCCGGCCGATGCGCCGGTCTTGTTGGCCGACATCCTGGCCCTGGCGCGGCAGGGTCGCGCCGAGGCCTTGCCGCTGCTGCCGGAATGCGCCCTGGCCTATGCCAGCGCGAAAGATCACGACAGTGGCCTGGCCGCCGCGCGCAAGGCCTGGGAGGGGAATTCCTACCTCGATTTGCCCGGCGAGGGCGACGACCCGGACGTGCAGGTCGCCTTTCGCGGCCGCGACCCACTCGCCGAGCCGGCCTTCACCGAGCTGGCGCAGCGCCTGTGCGGGCCGCTGCTGGCGGCCCTGGAAGACGCATGA
- a CDS encoding transposase, translating to MAMAVETLQLGVDVAKAELVLCQGWDEQLVTLANERRAIRSYLKHLSGPTALAVEATNRFHLALVEEAQALGHTVYVVDGYRLNAYRKSIGGRAKTDASDARLLLRYLRHEQTSLRPWSPPPAGYNRLIRLLRRRASLIQAKVALTQSLQELPELKAAVRSLLRQFARLDLLIQTRLRQALAEHGWAADAQRCQAIEGIGPLTAAGLVTVFRRGAFHSSDAFIAFLGLDVRVRDSGQFTGRRKLTKQGDPELRRLLHNAAMAACRCATWQPFYQRYRNRGLSTTQCLVILARKLARIAFALLKNQSTYQPSSTPMP from the coding sequence ATGGCAATGGCAGTCGAGACGCTACAACTGGGGGTTGATGTGGCCAAGGCCGAGCTGGTGCTCTGCCAAGGCTGGGATGAGCAGCTGGTGACGCTGGCTAACGAGCGGCGCGCGATCCGCTCCTATCTGAAGCACCTGTCGGGGCCGACGGCGCTGGCAGTGGAAGCGACCAACCGGTTCCATCTGGCACTGGTCGAGGAGGCACAGGCGCTGGGCCACACGGTGTATGTGGTCGACGGCTACCGACTCAACGCCTACCGCAAGAGCATTGGCGGCCGGGCCAAGACCGACGCAAGCGATGCCCGGCTTCTGCTGCGCTATCTGCGCCATGAGCAGACCTCGCTGCGGCCGTGGAGCCCGCCGCCGGCCGGCTACAACCGCCTGATCCGGCTACTGCGCCGGCGCGCCAGCCTGATCCAGGCCAAGGTGGCGCTGACCCAAAGCCTCCAGGAGCTGCCCGAGCTCAAGGCCGCCGTGCGCAGCCTGCTGCGCCAGTTCGCCCGGCTCGACCTGTTGATCCAGACGCGGCTGCGCCAGGCACTGGCCGAGCATGGCTGGGCGGCGGATGCCCAGCGCTGCCAGGCGATCGAGGGCATCGGCCCGCTCACCGCCGCCGGCCTGGTCACCGTCTTCCGCCGCGGCGCCTTCCACAGCAGCGATGCCTTTATCGCCTTCTTGGGACTCGACGTGCGCGTGCGCGATTCCGGCCAATTCACTGGCCGGCGCAAGCTCACCAAACAGGGCGATCCGGAACTGCGCCGGCTGCTCCACAACGCGGCCATGGCCGCCTGCCGCTGCGCTACCTGGCAGCCGTTCTACCAGCGCTACCGCAACCGCGGCCTGAGCACCACCCAGTGCCTGGTCATCCTGGCCCGCAAGCTCGCCCGTATCGCCTTCGCGCTCCTCAAAAACCAGTCGACCTATCAGCCCAGCTCCACCCCGATGCCTTGA
- the recD gene encoding exodeoxyribonuclease V subunit alpha, with protein MDARLLALQQTRALRPLDAHFADLLLRHAARPSPALALAAALVSRHTGEGHVCLPLGRFAGRAPFDEQPWRAPPLADWRAALLASGVVGAPGAATPLILDPAGRLYLHRLWRDEAEVARDLLGRAAPRTDVDPAALRAPLRRLFPGTDPGSVGQRRAAAVAALHGLGILCGGPGTGKTHTVARLLALLMELSGQRPLRVALAAPTGKAAQRLAQSLRKAADLLPAGHALPASVPTLHRLLGLRPDGSARHDADHPLSCDLLLIDEASMVDLPLLARTLRALPAAARLILLGDPNQLASVEAGAVLGELCAGAGAYSPAAAARLESATGDAVPGAGPGGISDAVAVLEHSYRFAGGGAIGRLAAAVNAGDAQGALDVLRAGEGVHFEAVDTTARLNARLAAEVGPALQPLFETADPAAALARLGEFQVLTALREGPFGVAGVNAVIERALHRRGLIRGQAAHYPGRPLLIGSNDYALGLFNGDLGLLLPDPAGALRAWFAAADGESRALAPSRLPAHESAYALTVHKSQGSEFTRVLLILPPQPSPLLTRELIYTALTRARQGVTVWGSEATLAAAIGRRLERDSGLGEALRS; from the coding sequence ATGGACGCCCGCCTGCTGGCGCTGCAACAGACCCGCGCGCTGCGGCCGCTGGATGCGCACTTCGCCGACCTGCTGCTGCGCCATGCGGCCAGGCCGTCGCCGGCACTGGCGCTGGCCGCCGCGCTGGTCAGCCGCCATACCGGCGAGGGCCACGTATGCCTGCCGCTGGGGCGCTTCGCCGGCAGGGCGCCGTTCGACGAACAGCCCTGGCGCGCGCCGCCGCTGGCCGACTGGCGCGCGGCGCTGCTGGCCAGCGGCGTGGTCGGCGCACCGGGCGCCGCCACGCCGCTGATCCTGGACCCGGCCGGGCGGCTATACCTGCACCGCCTGTGGCGGGACGAGGCCGAGGTGGCGCGCGATCTGCTGGGCCGCGCCGCGCCCCGGACGGATGTCGATCCGGCCGCCCTGCGCGCGCCGCTGCGTCGCCTGTTTCCGGGCACCGATCCGGGCAGCGTCGGCCAGCGCCGCGCCGCCGCGGTGGCGGCGCTGCATGGCCTGGGCATCCTGTGCGGCGGCCCCGGCACCGGCAAGACGCACACCGTGGCGCGCCTGCTGGCGCTGCTGATGGAACTGTCCGGGCAGCGGCCGCTGCGCGTGGCGCTGGCGGCACCGACCGGCAAGGCCGCGCAGCGTCTGGCGCAGAGCCTGCGCAAGGCGGCGGACCTGTTGCCGGCCGGCCATGCGCTGCCGGCGTCCGTGCCGACCCTGCACCGCCTGCTCGGCCTGCGCCCGGACGGCAGCGCCCGCCACGACGCCGACCACCCGCTCAGCTGCGACCTGCTGCTGATCGACGAAGCCTCGATGGTCGACCTGCCGCTGCTGGCGCGCACCCTGCGCGCGCTGCCGGCCGCGGCGCGGCTGATCCTGCTCGGCGATCCGAACCAGCTGGCCTCGGTGGAGGCCGGCGCCGTGCTCGGCGAGCTGTGCGCCGGGGCCGGCGCGTACAGCCCGGCCGCCGCGGCGCGGCTCGAATCGGCCACTGGCGATGCCGTCCCCGGCGCTGGGCCGGGCGGCATCAGCGACGCCGTGGCGGTGCTCGAACACAGCTACCGCTTCGCCGGTGGGGGCGCCATCGGCCGCCTGGCGGCGGCGGTCAATGCCGGCGACGCGCAAGGCGCGCTGGACGTGTTGCGCGCTGGCGAAGGCGTTCATTTCGAGGCCGTGGACACCACCGCCCGGCTCAATGCGCGTTTGGCCGCCGAGGTCGGCCCGGCGCTGCAGCCGCTGTTCGAGACCGCCGACCCGGCGGCCGCGCTGGCGCGGCTGGGCGAATTCCAGGTGCTGACGGCGCTGCGCGAGGGACCGTTCGGCGTCGCCGGCGTCAATGCCGTCATCGAGCGCGCGCTGCACCGGCGCGGCCTGATCCGCGGCCAGGCCGCGCACTACCCCGGCCGGCCGCTGCTGATCGGCAGCAACGACTACGCCCTTGGCCTGTTCAACGGCGATCTTGGCCTGCTGCTGCCGGACCCGGCCGGCGCGCTGCGCGCCTGGTTTGCCGCGGCCGACGGTGAATCACGGGCGCTGGCCCCCAGCCGCCTGCCGGCGCACGAGTCGGCTTACGCGCTGACCGTGCACAAGAGCCAGGGCAGCGAGTTCACGCGCGTGCTGCTGATCCTGCCGCCGCAGCCGAGCCCGCTGCTGACGCGCGAGCTGATCTACACCGCGCTGACCCGCGCCCGGCAGGGCGTGACCGTGTGGGGCAGCGAGGCGACGCTCGCCGCCGCCATCGGCCGGCGCCTGGAGCGCGATTCGGGCCTGGGCGAGGCGCTGCGGTCGTAA
- the recB gene encoding exodeoxyribonuclease V subunit beta encodes MSTPLDPLTLPLAGRHLIEASAGTGKTWTIAALYLRQLLQNRREPGQMLVVTFTEAAAAELRERIAARLLEARDALAGLPAADDFLASLVGSLSDHAAARAHLDDALLRLDELAVHTIHGFCGRVLADHAFSAGSRFEADIETDIRPLTAEILGDFWRRRCAAAGAVALDVLYGLWPQGPQSLAKALRNLAGRPGLRLLPPASAVDPAARQAELDAAAQAFAAAWPGGRDEVLARLPEHAGLSRSDKSGYKPDALEALFQEIDAWAAPPQGLPPAGIRRLSPAALDAALTATARKKGIAAPTHPLLDAAAAVAVAAEALTQALQVHTVHAALAYLRAQSESRLVERGRRGFDSLLQELAAALDGPGGPALAGTLAGRYPVVMIDEFQDTDPLQYGLFDRMHRAAADGFGLYLIGDPKQAIYQFRGADVFAYLAARNGVPPAQRHTLTTNQRSTGRLVTAVNALFGRHRRPFVLDAPGQEIDFYEVAAAGRTEKKPLRVDGEALPACEVWWLAREEKSKSISKESAGEQALAATAARVAQLLALGAEGRARVGEDALAGRHIGILVNTNRQAAAAQAALRRVGVDSVCLREDSVYESAEAAALERILDAALDPAASGALRAALATPLLGATAADIAALDGDEAAWESWVILFQSARRRWLTAGPLPMLLGLMQEAGIIGRLHASPDGARALTNLMHLGELLQAQAASRPGLDAQLRFLRDAIAGAGGAAENQQLRLESDANLVQIVTVHKAKGLEWEIVFLPFAGDEKKPDLAGPFEFHDPVDLAFTADLARSGAHAELARKEALAERVRLLYVALTRARQHCVLPFGVINLAEQGALGWLLYGGQDLKELDETAARAPWRALETASDGALVLTDPPAAAQHPAVGAPQSGQASSFAGRIDSRWRVTSYSALAAGAVGADRPDYDAVDAGTPAEPQAALAVVPDAPAERGGPPPIARFPRGAAAGTSLHGLFEALDFPHAHGPALAEAVAQSLARAGYPPLWQPTLERLVADVLDTPLDGQALRLRDIPRAQRRDELEFYFPLARIEAATLNRLLEATALAAEAAALRFDAVEGVLKGYIDLVFEHAGRFYLADYKSNWLGPTAADYAPEALRAAMAEHRYDLQYLVYTVALHRYLRLRLPDYDYERHFGGVYYLFLRGMAPGQGGAGIYFDRPPASLVRALEAALCGGA; translated from the coding sequence ATGAGCACGCCGCTGGATCCCCTGACCCTGCCGCTGGCCGGCCGGCACCTGATCGAGGCCAGCGCCGGCACCGGCAAGACCTGGACCATCGCCGCGCTGTACCTGCGCCAGTTGCTGCAGAACCGGCGCGAGCCGGGGCAGATGCTGGTGGTCACCTTCACCGAGGCCGCCGCCGCCGAGCTGCGCGAGCGCATCGCCGCGCGGCTGCTGGAGGCGCGCGACGCCCTGGCCGGCTTGCCGGCGGCGGACGATTTTCTGGCGTCGCTGGTCGGCAGTCTGTCGGACCACGCCGCCGCCAGGGCGCATCTGGACGACGCCCTGCTGCGCCTGGACGAGCTGGCCGTGCACACCATCCATGGCTTTTGCGGGCGGGTGCTGGCCGATCATGCCTTCAGCGCCGGCAGTCGTTTCGAGGCCGACATCGAAACCGACATCCGCCCGCTGACGGCGGAAATCCTGGGCGATTTCTGGCGCCGACGGTGCGCGGCGGCCGGCGCGGTGGCGCTCGACGTCCTGTACGGCCTGTGGCCGCAGGGCCCGCAAAGCCTGGCCAAGGCGCTGAGAAATCTGGCCGGCCGGCCGGGCCTGCGCCTGTTGCCGCCGGCCTCGGCGGTCGATCCGGCGGCTCGGCAGGCGGAACTGGACGCGGCCGCGCAGGCCTTCGCCGCCGCCTGGCCGGGCGGGCGGGATGAGGTTCTCGCCCGGCTGCCCGAGCACGCGGGCCTGAGCCGCAGCGACAAAAGCGGCTACAAGCCGGACGCGCTCGAGGCGCTGTTTCAGGAAATCGACGCCTGGGCCGCGCCGCCGCAGGGATTGCCGCCGGCCGGCATCCGGCGCCTGAGCCCGGCCGCGCTCGATGCAGCGCTGACTGCCACCGCCCGCAAGAAGGGCATCGCAGCGCCGACGCACCCGTTGCTGGATGCCGCCGCCGCCGTGGCTGTGGCCGCCGAGGCGCTCACGCAGGCGCTGCAGGTGCACACCGTGCACGCGGCGCTGGCGTACCTGCGGGCGCAAAGCGAAAGCCGCCTCGTGGAGCGCGGCCGGCGCGGGTTCGACAGCCTGCTGCAGGAACTGGCCGCGGCGCTGGACGGCCCCGGCGGGCCGGCGCTGGCGGGCACGCTGGCGGGCCGCTATCCGGTGGTCATGATCGACGAGTTCCAGGACACCGACCCGCTGCAGTACGGTCTGTTCGACCGCATGCACCGGGCCGCGGCGGACGGCTTTGGCCTGTACCTGATCGGCGACCCCAAGCAGGCCATCTACCAGTTCCGCGGCGCGGACGTGTTCGCGTACCTGGCGGCCCGCAACGGCGTGCCGCCGGCGCAGCGCCACACGCTGACCACCAACCAGCGCTCCACCGGTCGGCTGGTGACGGCCGTCAATGCGCTGTTTGGCCGCCACCGGCGGCCGTTCGTGCTGGACGCGCCGGGGCAGGAAATCGACTTTTACGAGGTCGCCGCCGCCGGCAGGACGGAAAAGAAACCCCTGCGGGTGGACGGCGAGGCGCTGCCGGCCTGTGAGGTCTGGTGGCTGGCGCGTGAGGAAAAGAGCAAGTCGATCAGCAAGGAAAGCGCGGGCGAGCAGGCGCTGGCCGCCACCGCGGCGCGCGTGGCGCAGCTGCTCGCGCTGGGCGCCGAGGGTCGGGCGCGGGTGGGTGAAGATGCGCTCGCCGGGCGGCACATCGGCATCCTGGTCAATACCAACCGGCAGGCCGCCGCGGCGCAGGCGGCGTTGCGCCGGGTCGGCGTCGACAGCGTCTGCCTGCGCGAGGACAGCGTCTACGAGAGTGCCGAAGCGGCGGCGCTGGAGCGGATCCTGGATGCGGCGCTCGACCCGGCCGCCAGCGGCGCGCTGCGGGCGGCACTGGCCACGCCGCTGCTGGGCGCCACGGCCGCCGATATCGCGGCGCTCGACGGCGACGAGGCGGCCTGGGAAAGCTGGGTCATCCTGTTCCAGAGCGCCCGCCGGCGCTGGCTCACGGCAGGTCCGCTGCCCATGCTGCTGGGGCTGATGCAGGAGGCCGGCATCATCGGCCGCCTGCATGCGAGTCCCGACGGCGCGCGGGCGCTGACCAACCTGATGCACCTGGGCGAGCTGCTGCAGGCGCAGGCCGCCAGCCGGCCGGGCCTGGATGCGCAACTGCGCTTTTTGCGCGACGCCATCGCCGGCGCGGGCGGCGCGGCCGAGAACCAGCAGCTGCGCCTGGAAAGCGACGCCAACCTGGTGCAGATCGTCACCGTGCACAAGGCCAAGGGCCTGGAGTGGGAAATCGTGTTCCTGCCCTTCGCCGGGGACGAGAAAAAGCCCGACCTGGCGGGGCCGTTCGAATTCCACGACCCGGTCGATCTGGCCTTCACGGCCGACCTGGCGCGCTCCGGCGCGCACGCGGAACTGGCCCGCAAGGAGGCGCTGGCCGAGCGTGTGCGCCTGCTGTACGTGGCCCTGACGCGGGCGCGCCAGCACTGCGTGCTGCCGTTTGGCGTCATCAATCTGGCCGAGCAGGGCGCGCTCGGCTGGCTGCTGTACGGCGGCCAGGACCTGAAAGAACTGGATGAAACTGCCGCCCGCGCGCCGTGGCGGGCGCTGGAAACGGCCAGCGACGGTGCCCTCGTGCTCACCGATCCGCCGGCGGCGGCGCAGCATCCGGCTGTTGGCGCGCCACAGTCCGGCCAGGCCAGCAGCTTCGCCGGCCGCATCGACAGCCGCTGGCGGGTGACCAGCTATTCCGCGCTGGCGGCCGGTGCCGTGGGCGCCGACCGGCCGGACTACGACGCGGTCGATGCGGGCACGCCCGCCGAGCCGCAGGCCGCGCTTGCTGTCGTGCCGGACGCGCCCGCCGAGCGCGGCGGCCCGCCGCCGATCGCCCGCTTTCCGCGCGGCGCGGCGGCCGGCACCAGCCTGCACGGCCTGTTCGAGGCGCTGGATTTTCCGCACGCCCACGGCCCGGCGCTGGCCGAGGCGGTGGCGCAGAGCCTGGCGCGGGCCGGCTATCCGCCGCTGTGGCAGCCGACGCTGGAACGGCTGGTGGCGGACGTGCTGGACACGCCGCTCGACGGCCAGGCGCTGCGCCTGCGGGACATCCCGCGCGCGCAGCGGCGCGACGAGCTGGAGTTCTACTTTCCGCTGGCGCGCATCGAGGCGGCCACGCTGAATCGTCTGCTGGAGGCCACCGCGCTGGCGGCCGAGGCCGCGGCGCTGCGCTTCGATGCCGTCGAGGGCGTGCTCAAGGGCTACATCGACCTGGTGTTCGAGCACGCCGGGCGGTTTTACCTGGCCGACTACAAGTCCAACTGGCTCGGCCCGACCGCGGCGGACTACGCGCCCGAGGCGCTGCGCGCGGCGATGGCCGAGCACCGCTACGACCTGCAATACCTGGTCTACACGGTGGCGCTGCACCGCTACCTGCGCCTGCGCCTGCCGGATTACGACTACGAGCGTCACTTCGGCGGCGTCTATTACCTGTTCCTGCGCGGCATGGCGCCGGGGCAGGGCGGCGCCGGCATCTACTTCGACCGGCCGCCCGCCAGCCTGGTGCGGGCGCTCGAAGCCGCCCTGTGCGGGGGCGCCTGA
- a CDS encoding CopG family ribbon-helix-helix protein, producing the protein MSEVTFTFRVDEALKNQFATAAKKRDRTGAQLLRDFMREFVRQQEEAAEHDAWFRRQVQIGLDSANAGNLIPAAEVEARFAAKRAATRRRLDASAE; encoded by the coding sequence ATGAGCGAAGTCACTTTCACTTTCCGGGTCGATGAGGCCCTGAAAAACCAATTCGCCACGGCCGCGAAGAAACGTGACCGTACCGGCGCGCAGCTCCTGCGCGACTTCATGCGCGAGTTCGTGCGGCAGCAGGAGGAGGCCGCCGAGCATGACGCATGGTTCCGTCGCCAGGTGCAAATCGGCCTGGATTCGGCCAACGCCGGCAACCTGATCCCGGCGGCCGAAGTAGAAGCCAGGTTCGCGGCAAAGCGGGCAGCAACGCGCCGCCGGCTTGACGCCTCCGCCGAATGA
- a CDS encoding type II toxin-antitoxin system mRNA interferase toxin, RelE/StbE family has product MELLWTPEATQDRDEIFDYIEAHNPAAALALDELFAENAGRLVDHPGLGRPGRVAGTRELVAHQNYVLVYDVTGDLVRVLRVLHAARQWPPDQS; this is encoded by the coding sequence ATGGAGCTACTCTGGACGCCAGAGGCGACACAAGACCGCGACGAAATCTTTGACTACATTGAGGCGCACAACCCCGCCGCCGCGCTGGCTCTCGATGAACTGTTTGCAGAAAATGCCGGCCGCTTGGTCGATCATCCCGGCCTTGGCCGGCCTGGCCGTGTCGCTGGCACTCGCGAGCTGGTAGCGCACCAGAATTACGTCCTGGTCTACGACGTGACCGGCGACTTGGTGCGCGTGCTGCGTGTGCTGCACGCTGCCAGGCAGTGGCCGCCGGACCAGAGTTGA